ACCTTGACCACCTCGCGGTGCCCGGTGTCCTCGACCAGCCGCGTCACGATGGCGTTGGCCTCGGCCGCGTCCGCGGCCCAGTGGACGTGGCCGCCGGCCCGCGTGACGGCCTCCTCGACCTGCAGCAGGTACCGCTCCAGGTTGCGCAGCACGTCGTCCTTGACGACCTTCCCCGCGGCGCGCATCGCGGCCCAGTCCGGCACCTCGTCCACCACGGCGGCCCGCCGTCCCCGGATGGTGTGCGTGGCCTTACGCAGGTTGAACCGCAGCTGCGAGTCCTGCACGGCCTCCTCGGCGGCCCGGGGAAACGCCGGCATCCCGACGAACGTCCTGCTCACCGCCGTGCCCCCAGGTCCTCCGTGCTCGCGAGTATCTCCGCCAGGTGCATGACCCGCACCCCGGACCGCTGCCGCCGCAGCGCTCCCCCGATGTGCATCAGGCACGAGTTGTCCGCGGCGCACAGCACCTCGGCCCCGGTGTCCATCACGTGACCGATCTTGTCGGCGCACATCGCCGCCGACACCGCCGCGTTCTTCACCGCGAACGTCCCGCCGAACCCGCAGCACTCGTCCGCCTGCGGCAGCGGCACCAGTTCCAGCCCCCGCACCGCCTCAAGCAGCCGCACCGGCCGGTCCCCCACCCGCAATCCGCGCAACGAGTGGCACGTCGGGTGATAGGTCACCCGATGCGGAAAACAGGCCCCCACATCGGTCACCCCGAGCACGTCCACCAGGAACTCCGACAGGTCGTACACCTTAGGCGTCACCTCGGCCACCGCCTCAGCGAACCGCGTGCGTCCCCTGTGCACCCGCGTGAACGCCTTCGCTCTTGTGGCCCCCATGCCGGCCGCCAGCTTCGGGTACTGCTCGCGCACCATCGACGCGCACGACCCTGACGGCGAGACCACCGCGTCGTACCGACCGAACACCGAGAGGAAGCCGCGCGCCAGCCGTACCCCCTCGTCGCGGTACCCGGTGTTGACGTGCATCTGCCCGCAACAGGTCTGCTCCTGCGGAAAGTCCACGTCCACCCCGAGCCGCCGCAGCAGCGAGACGACCGCCTTGCCGGTGTTTGGGAACAATGTGTCGTTGACGCATGTGACGAACAGGGCGACCCGCATCCCGCAGCCCTTTCCTGGAACCCGTCCCGGCCGCCACCCGCGGAGACCCACCGCCGTGAGCACGCATCCAAAGCCCGGGACGGCGCGGGACATACCGTACGGTCCCCGACCCTACTCCACCGATCTCCCCCGTCCTCGGCCCCACCTCTCACCCCTTCGATCTAGAACGTGTTCTAATTACCCGCAGCGCCACCAAGGCACCCAGGGAGCGGACATGAGCGACGACCTGCGACTCGGCCTCAACCTCGGCTACTGGCAACGCCACGCCACCGACGCCACCGACCTCGTCCAGGCCGCGGAACGCCTCGGCTACGACTCGGTCTGGACCGCCGAGGCCTACGGCTCCGACGTCTTCACCCCTCTGGCCTGGTACGGAGCCCGCACCACCCGCATCAAACTCGGCACGAGCGTCGCGCAGATCTCCGCACGCTCCCCCGTGACCACCGCCATGACCGCCATGACCCTGGACCACCTCACCGGTGGCCGCCTCCTGCTCGGCATCGGCGCCTCCGGCCCCCAGGTCGTCGAAGGCTGGTACGGCCGGCCTTTCCCCTACCCCTTGGCCCGCACCCGCGAATACATCGACATCATGCGCAAGGTCTGGCGCAGAGAGGCCCCCGTCACCAACGACGGCCCCCACTACCCCCTTCCGTACCCCGGCGGCACCGGCCTCGGCAAACCCCTGAAACTCATCACCCACCCGTTGCGTCCCGAAATCCCCGTCTACCTAGGCGCGGAAGGCCCCAAGAACGTGGCCCTCGCCGCCGAACTCACCGACGGCTGGCTTCCCCTCTTCACCATCCCCCAGCAGATCCCGGCCCTGTACGGCGACTCCCTGGCCAAAGCCTCCCCCGGCTTCGACATCGCCGCCATGGTCCTCGTCATGGTCACCAACGACCTCCGCGAGGCCCTGGACACCGTGAAACTCATGCTGACCCTGTACATCGGCGGCATGGGAGCCAGATCCAAGAACTTCCACGCCGACATCATCAGCAGAATGGGCTACGCCGAAGCAGCCGAGAAGATCCAGCACCTCTACCTGACCGGCAAGAAAGACGAAGCCTTCAAAGCCATCCCCGACACCCTCGCGGACGACATCTCCCTCCTCGGCCCTCCCGCCAGGATCCGCGAACGCCTCCGGCTATGGCGAGACTCCCCGGTGACAACCCTGCTCGCCATGGGCCCCCACGACGAGCCGGCACTCCGCACCGTCCGCGACCTGGTACTCGGCTGACGGAAACCCCGCGGAGAATCCATGTCACGCAAGCGTGGAACGACGGAGGGAACGACGCTCACATCAGGCGCCGAGGAACGCGTCCACGGTGGTGTGGAAGGCATTCGGGTCGGTCGAATGGACCAGGTGGCCGGTGTCGAGGGTGGTGAGGTGGGAGCCGGGGATCAGAGGGGCCAGGAGTTCGGCTCTGACGTGGCTTCTCTGGCCGCCGGAGATTATCAGGGTCGGGGTGGTGATCTGGGACAGGGCTTTGGGCCAGGTGGGGTCCGGAGTGGTGAACTGGGCTTCGGTCTGGTGGACCATCTGCCAGTCGAAGCCGGTGGAGTCGTCCTCCTCCACCGGGGGACGGATCATGGGGAAGGGGGGTGGGGGGTCCTCCAGGACGAGGCGGTCCAGGCGGTGGGGGTGGGTCATGGCGAAGTGGTAGGCCACCACACCGCCGAGTGAGTGGCCGATGACGGTGGCGCGGTCGAGTTTGAGGTGGTCGAGGAGCGCGCGGAGGTCTTGCGCCATGGTGGGGAAGCTGTAGTCGCCGGTGTGCTCGCTGGCGCCGTGGCCGCGCAGGTCGACGGCGTAGACGCGGTGGCGGCCGGCGAAGTAGGGGATGGAGGTGCCCCAGTCGGTGTGGTTGGCGGTGCGGCCGTGCAGGAGGATCAGCGGTGGGCCGGTGGTGCCTTCCATCCAGTAGGCCAGGCCGACGCCGTTGACGTGTGCCGTGATCAGCATCCGCTCATGGTAATCACCACGTACCTGACATTTCATTACCCAAGGTAAGCGTCTCTGCCGTTTGGACAGGTCCAGGCCCCGCACGACCGGGGATTCCGCCGACGGCGGAGCATGGGGATCTTCTGAGCTCCGGGGTCGATTAGGCCGCTTCAGGAGTGGATACAAGTCCATCAGGCGTCGCGCCGCTTCACGCGGATTGGCTGTGCCCGCGCATGCCGAAAGGAGACCGACATGCGCTACGCGCGGTACGCGGTGGGGAGGGCGGCGATCGGCGTCTATCTCGCGCTCGCCGCTCAGATCGCGACCTTGACGTGCCTGGTCGTCTTCGAAGAGGTGCGCGGCAGGCAACTCGCGCGCCAGGTCGCGGTCCTCGGCACCGACCCCCGCGTCCCGGAGACCCAGCCCCTGGTCGGCGCGGTGACGTGGTTCGCCGTCCTCGTCCTGCTGGCCCTCGCCGCCACCGTGGCCGCCGGCTGCTCGTACTTCTCCTGGCTCCGCCACGCCGGCGCCACCCCCGGCACGATCGCCATCGCCTGGTTCGTCCCCGTACTCAACCTCGCCGCCCCCGCACTGCTGCTGTACAAACTGCGCGAGGACGCGACCGGCATCCGAGACGCACGCCGCGTCTCCTGGCTGGCCCTGCTCGCCGCCTGGTGGGCCTCCTGGCTCGTGACCTTGTTCCTCATCGTCACCCACCTCCCCGTCTTCCGCCCCTCCACCACCCACTCCCTGACCGGCCTCGGCCCCACCGAACTCACCGTCGCCGTCCTCGCCGCCGTACTGTGCGCCGCCACCGTCCGCGAGGTCACCCGCGCCAAGTGGAACGCACGCCCCTCCGGCCTCGCCCCCCGCCTCAAGCTGCTGCCGGTGCTGCGCTCCCTACCCCGGCACACCTACCCGGCCGGAGAGTAGTTCCCGGCTCACGGCTGCCAGAGGCGGATCTTGCCGTCGGTGCCGCCGGTGGCGAGGAGGTCGCCGTTGGGGTGGAACATCAGGGACGAGACGGTGCCGGGGTGCGGGAGGGGATTGCCGATCAGCCGGCGGGAGGTCATGTCCCACAGGCAGACGACGCCGGTGGCGCCGGTGGCGAGCACGGAGCCGTCGGGGGTGAAGGCGATCGCCTGGACGGGTGCGGCGTGGCGTCTGGGGAGTTTGGTGATGGCGGTGACGGTGGCGGGGTCCCAGAGGGAGACGATGGAGTCGTCGTCACCGGAGACCAGGACGCGGCCTTTGGGGTCGAAGGCGAGCGCGGTGATGAGGGACGGGTGCTTCACCGGCGGATCGATGGGGGTCGCGGAGCTTATGTCCCACAGTTGCAGTTCGCTCACGTCGCCAAGTCTGCTGGCGCTGGCGAGGAGTTTGCCGTCGGGGCTGTAGGCCAAGGCGTCGGCGTCGTTGCCTTTACGGGGGAATCCGATGAGCCGCTCACGGGTGGCGGTGTCGTAGACGCGGAGCTGGAAGTCGTAGTTGTGGAAGACGGCCAGCCGTTTGCCGTCCGCACTGAACGCCATGCGCCGTGCGTAGTCCCCTGAGTCCTCCAGAGTGAGATCGCCGATGAGCCGGCGGTCAGGCGTCCACAGCCGCAGCGAGTGCTTCTCACTGGTGTCGCTCGTGGCGGGGATCACGCCGTTGACGGCCAGCACGGTGCCCTGCGGGCTGAGCAGCAGTTTCGGTGTGGGCCCCGCTCCGGTGGTGAACGGACGGCCGACCGGCTTGCCGTCGAGGACGTTCCACCAGCGGACGACGTCGTCGGCGCTGGCGCTGATCATGGTCTTGCCGTCGGAGGTGAACACCAGAGAGGTGATCGTGGAGCTGTGGCCGGGGAAGTCGGCGGCCAAGGGTGCGGGGGTGCTCCAATCGGGGCCGGTGCGGCGGGTGAGGAGGTAGGTCGTGGGGACGGCGGTGAGCACAGCGGCGGCGCCGAGGCCGAGCAGGACACGGCGGCGGGTGACGACGGGACGGCGCATGAGGGGCTGTGCGGGCCGGCGGACCGGCGGGAGGGTCCTGGCCGGCTCGCCGGTGCGGTCACGGCGGATGGGGCGGGTCGGTTCGGCGGGGGTGGTCAGTTCGGTCAGGGACGCGGCGGCGGTGGCGGCGGTGGGACGGGAGGCGGGATTCTTGCTCAGCAGAGCCCGCAGCAGGGGGTGGAGCGGGCCGGCGTGGGTCATGGGGGCGGGTTTGCCGCGGTTGACGGACATCAGCAGTGCGGCGGGGGTGGGGGCCTCGAACGGGGGACGGCCTTCGACCGCCTTGTAGAGGGTGGCCCCCAAGGCCCACATGTCGGAGGCGGCGGTGGCGGCGGCGCCGTCGATCTGCTCGGGGGCCATGTACGCCGGAGTGCCGATCATGAGGCCGGTGGGGGTGAGGGTGGTGTCGCCTTCCAGGGAGGCGATGCCGAAGTCGGTGAGGACCACCCGGTCGCCTTCCAGGAGGATGTTGGCCGGTTTGACGTCGCGGTGCACGATGCCGGCGGCGTGCGCGGCGGCCAGTGCGGAGGCGACCTGTGCGCCGATGCGAGCGGTCCACTCGGGGGACAGCCGGCCGCCTTCCTCCACGATCTGGTCGAGTGAGGCACCCGCGACGAGTTCCATGACGATCCATGGCAGGCCCCGCTCGTCGGTGAGCAGGTCGTGGACGGTGATGATGCCGGGGTGGCGCAGCCGTCCCGCCGCCTGGGCCTCGCGTTCCACCCGGGCCACCAGCTGGCCGCGCGCCTCGGAGCGGATGCCGTGGGGCAGCCGCAATTGTTTGATGGCGACATCACGCCGCAGCCGTTCGTCCACCGCCTGCCAGGCGGAGCCCATGCCGCCTTCGCCGAGTAATCGCACCAGCCGGTACCGGCCGGCCACCACCGTTCCGACGTCCTCCGCCACAATCATCAGCAAATCACGCGAACACCCCGGTCGTCCCGGCTGTGATCCAGTGGTTACGGAGCGGTGGGGCCGGAGCTGCCGGGGCTGGAGTGCCACAGCTTCTTCGGAGGGGTGCGGATGCCGGGAGGTGCGCCGATGTCGGCGTACGGGGAGACGCGGAAGCCGTTGGCGTAGGTGAGGGGGACGCCGGTGACGCCGGGGGTGGTGGGACGGGGGGTCAGCAGGAGGCGGCGGAGTTCGGCGGTGCCCCGGGTGCGCCACAGTTCGTCCAGGTCGACCAGGTTCCAGCAGTCGAGGGCCCGCAGGGTGACGGCACGGCCGCCGGCGCGGCGTACGACGCCTTTGGCGACCAGGAGCCAGGAGCCGAAGACGGTGGCGGCGCAGTGACCCTGGACGTTCTCGAAGAACGTGAGGTCGACGGGGCCGGTGGAGTCGTCGAGGGTGGTGAAGATGACGCGGCGGCCGGAGCGGACGGCGGGGGTCTGGGTGGCGACCTTGACGCCTGCCACCAGGATCTCGGCGCCGGCGCGCATGGTGAGCAGTTCACGGGAGCGGACCACGCCGATGGCGTCGAGGAGTTCGGTGTGGAAGTCCAGGACGTGGTGGCTGACGTCCATGCCGAGGATCTCCAGTTCGGCCTGCACGGCCTCGGCTTCGGTCATCTCGGGGAACTCGCCGGGTTCGATGCGTTCGGTGAACGCCATGGGGATCTGCACGGCGGCGGCCCGCGCGGCCGTGACGGTGCCGGTCGCCGAAGCGCGTTCCAGGGTGCCGATGTGCGCCACCAGGTCGCGGCGGGTCAGCCGGCCGGGACGCCAGCGGGGGCCGCCGGGGTGGACGTCGTGCAGGTCGTCGAGGCCGCCGACCTCGACGACGCGTTCGGCGACCGGACGGGAGGGCCGGGCCCTGGCCCAGAAATCGGCGAGTGAGGTGTACGGCTGTCCGGCGACCATGCGGTCGATCTCGGCCTCGCTGACGCCTTTCACCGACGAGAAGGGGACGCGCAGTCCGTAACCCTGGCCGATGTGGTCGAGGTCGTCGCCGGGTGCGCCGGTGCGGCGTTCCACCTGCCAGTGCCGTGCCGAGCGGTTGACGTCCAGCGGCAGGACGGTCACGCCGCAGCGGCGCGCGTCGTCCAGCAGCACCCTGTTGGGGTACATGCCGGGTTCATGGGTGAGGAGTCCGGCGAAGAACGCGGCGGTGTGGTGGCGTTTCAGCCAGGCCGACTGGTAGGTCGGCAGCGCGAACGCGGCGGCGTGGGCCTTGCAGAAGCCGAAGGAGCCGAAGGCGTCGAGGATGTGCCAGGCGTGGTCGGTGGCGGCGCGGTCGTACTCGGGAAGCACGTTGCACTCCCACCACGTCATGATCTCCTGCCGTGCCGAGGGGTCGCCGAGCTTGCGGCGGATACGCTCGGCCTCCGACAGGCCGCAGCCGGTCATGATGTCGATGATCCGCAGCACCTGTTCGTGGAAGACGACGACGCCGTGGGTCTCGGCCAGCGCGTCGCGCAGCCGCGGGTGGGGGTAGGCCGGTTCGCGCCAGCCGTGCCGCGCCTCCAGGAACGGGGTGACCATGTCGGAGTTGACGGGACCGGGACGGAACAGCGAGATGTCCACGATCAGGTCGTGGATCTGCCGGGGTTCCATCTTGGCGACCAGTTCACGCTGACCGGGGGACTCGATCTGGAAGCAGCCGAGCGTGCGGCCGGTGCGGATCATGTCGTAGGTGGGGGTGTCGTCCCTCGGCACGTCCTGCTCCAGGTCGACGCGCGTGCCGTCCACGCGCTCGATCTCCTTCAGCGTGTACGCCATGGCGGACTGCATGCGCACGCCGAGCACGTCGAGCTTGAGCAGCCCGAGCTCCTCGACGTCCTCCTTGTCGAACTGGCTCATCGGGAACTCCAGCAGGCTGCGTTCCACGGGGGTGCGGTCGCGCAGCCCGGCGTTGCCGACGAGGACGCCGCAGGGGTGCAGCGCGATGTGCCGTGGCAGGCCGTCGAGTCTCTCGGCGAGCGTGAACATCGTGGACAGCGCGCGGTCGTTCAGGCCGCTGCCGCGCAGTTCCGGCAGATCGGTGAGCGCGGTACGGATCTGGCGGGCCCGTACGTGAGGGAACGCCTTGGCGATGGTGTCGATCTCGTGCGGCGGCAGGCCCATGGCGGCGCCGACGTCACGGATGGCGCTGCGGGCCCGGTAGGTCTCCATCATCGACACGCACGCGACGCGGCTCTCGCCGTACCGGCCGAGGATGGCACGGTAGCAGTCGAGGCGCCGCGCGGACTCCACGTCCACGTCGATGTCCGGCAGCCCTCTGCGGCTGTCGCACAGGAAGCGCTCCATGAGCAGGCCGTGGTCGAGGGGGTTGACCTCGCCGATGCGCAGCAGGTGCGTGACGAGGCTGCCGGCCGCCGAGCCGCGTACGGCGCAGCGCACCCCCATCTCGCGGATCATGTCGGTGATGCCGGCGACGACGATGAAGTACCCCGACAGCCGTTTGCGCTCGATGACGGCGAGCTCGTCGGCGAGGCGGTCGCGGGCCTGACTGGAGCGTTCCATGCCGCGGTGGGCCAGGCCTTCCTCGCAGCGGCGGCGCAGCAGCGGCACGGGGTCGGCGTCCACTTCAGGCAGGTGCAGCCGTTGCGGGTCGCCGACGAGCGCGAGGACCTCCAGTGGGTCGAGCACGCAGCGCTCGGCGACGCGGCGGGTGGTGGCGAGCAGCTCGGCGGCGCCGTCGCCGCAGACGCGTCTCGCCATCAGGGCCATCTCGCGGCCGTCCTTGAGGTAGGCGTGCGCGGCGGAGTGCTCCAGGTGGCGGGGGTGCAGCGGCACGAGTTTGCGTGCCGCGTCGAGCACGTCCCCCACCCGGTAGTCGCCGGGGTCCAGATGGCGTACGGCGTTGGTCAGCACGGCGGACAGGCCCGCCGCCTTCGCCAGGGCCAGCATGCGGCGCGCGACGACGGCGTCTCGCTGCCCGTAGTGGTCGACGACCTCCACCACCAGGTCGGGTACGGCGGCGCGCCACGCCGCCAGCAGCTCGCGGGCCCGCTGGTCGCGGCGCTCGGCGACCGCGTGACCGGCGTCGGACCTCGGGCCGAGCAGGACCACCAGGCCGTCGGCGTGCCTGGCGATCATGGCGCGGGTGACGTACGGCTCACCGCGCTCCCCCGCCTGGTGGGCCTCGGTGGTGAGCCGGCACAGGTGGGCCCACCCGCCGGACCTGGCGAGCACGGTCACGCGGCAGGCGTCGTCACCGGGACGGTCCAGCGCGAAGTCGACGCCGGCGATGGGGGCGACACCGGCGGCGGCGCACGCCTGGACGTGCTTGACGACGCCGTACATGCCGTCACGGTCGGTCAGCGCGAGCATGTCCATGCCGCGCTCGGCGGCGCGGGCCGCCAGTGCGGCGGGGAACGCCGTGCCGTACCGCAGGGAATAGGCGGAGGCGACGTGCAGGTGGGGGAACATCAGTCCCACGCTCTCAGCAGCAGCCAGCCTTCGCTCGCGGTGTCGTACCGCAGCTCGTAGGTGCCGGCCTGGCCGCCGGGGCTGGCCTCGACCCGCCAGAAGCGCCGCTCACCCGGGTCGCTGTCGGCGATCTTCCACCACTCGCGGGAGGTCACCCAGTGGTCGAGGACGCGGCGCACGACGTACAGCCGGTCCCGCCAGACGAAGCGGACGGGGTCGTCCTCCCGCGTCCACACCTCGATGGGATCGCCGTAGATTCTGCTCAAGGCGGTTCTTCTCCCTGGGTCCTTGGAACTGTGGAGCACCCGGGGGAAGACGGGCGGTGCTGCTTCGAACATATGTTCCCAGAGCTTGGACGGCAAATCCAGACGAGCCGGGAGTGTTCTGTACGTGATCGGCCGGCGACGGCGATCACTTCATGGGTCGTTCACACAGCCGCACCGGAACGCAGCGGACTGGCCACTGTTTGTTGTCCGGGGCCGCGTAACTTCCTCCCGTACCTCCGATAGCGGGAGCTAAACGTGCATTCATCCCGTACGCGTATGGTCGGCCTGGCGGCCGTCCTTACCGTCGCCACTTCTCTTGGCGCCGCCTGTGGCGCCGCACCGACCGCGGGCACCGGCGTCACCGCCGCCGGTGCCGGCAAGACCGCCACCTCGGCGGCCGACTTCGGCGGCCTGGACGAACTGGTCGAGGCCGCGAAGAAGGAAGGCCGGCTCAACGTCATCGCCCTCCCGCCGAACTGGGCCAACTACGGCGAGATCATCTCGGCGTTCACCGCCAAGTACGGCATCAAGGTCAACAGCGAGAACCCGGACGGGTCCAGCCAGGACGAGATCAACGCCGTCAAGACCCGCAAGGGCCAGGACCGCGCACCCGACGTCCTCGACCTCGGCACCGCGTTCGCGCTGAGCGGCGCCGCCGAAGGCCTGTTCGCGCCGTACAAGGTGCAGTCCTGGGACAAGATCCCCGAGGGCCAGAAGGACGCGGACGGCGCCTGGTACAACGACTACGGCGGCTACGTCTCCATCGGCTGCGACGCCAAGAAGGTCGGCAACTGCCCGCAGTCGTTCGCCGACCTGCTCAAGCCCGAGTACAAGGGCCAGGTCGCGCTGAACGGCAACCCGACCAAGGCGGGTGCCGCGTTCGCCGGGGTATACGCCGCGTCGCTGGCCAACGGCGGCTCGTTCGACGACATCCAGCCCGGCATCGAGTTCTTCGGCAAGCTCAAGGACGCCGGGAACTTCAACCCCGTCGAGTCGACCCCGGCGACCGTGCAGAGCGGCGAGACCCCGATCAGCATCGACTGGGACTACCTCAACGCCGGTTACACCGACGAGTTCACCGGCAAGGGTGTCGACTGGAAGATCGCCGTCCCCTCCGACGGCAAGTACGCGCAGTTCTACGCGCAGGCCATCAACAAGGACGCACCCCACCCGGCCGCCGCGCGGCTGTGGCAGGAGTTCCTGTACAGCCCCGAGGGCCAGAACCTGTGGCTGAAGGGCTACGCGCGTCCCGTGCTGCTGCCGGCCATGCAGGCCGACGGCTCGGCCGACGCGACCCTCGTCGCCAAGCTCCCCGCCGTGGACGGCACGCCGCAGTTCCCGACCGACGCGCAGGTCACCAAGGCCAAGGAGGTCCTGGCCACCGGCTGGGGCGCCGCGGTCTCGGGCTGACGTCCATGACGGACATCTCCCCCATGGCGCCGGTCCGCCTGCCCCGCAGGGCCGGCGGACGGCGCCTCGGCGCGCCGGGCTGGGCCGCGGCGCTGCCTCTGCTGATCTTCGTGGGGCTCGCCTTCGGCGTCCCCGCCGCGGCCCTGCTCGGCGGCGCGTTCACCTCCGAGGGCTCGTTCACCACGGCCAACCTCACCGAGTCGCTCCAGGGGGCCTACCTCACGGCGCTGCTCGGCAGCGTCAAGCTCTCCGTGCTGGTCGCCGTCACCGGCGCCGTGCTCGGGACGTTCCTCGCGCAGGCCGTCGTGACGTCGCGGTTCCGCGCGCTGCGTGAGGCCGTGCTGACGGCGTCCGGGGTGCTCGCCAACTTCGGTGGCGTTCCGCTGGCGTTCGCGTGGATCGCGACCCTCGGCAACTCCGGCGTGCTCACCCGCGGCCTCGGCCTCGGCGACGCCGGGTGGAGCCTGTACAGCTTCTGGGGTCTCGCGCTGGTGTACCTGTACTTCTCCATCCCGCTGATGGTGCTGGTCATGGTGCCGGCGCTGGACGGCCTGCGTCCGCAGTGGCGGGAGGCGGCGCGCGGCAACGGCGCGTCGGCGTGGCAGTTCTGGCGGTACGTCGGCGTCCCGGTGCTCACCCCCGCGCTGCTCGGCGGGGTCGTGCTGCTGTTCGGCGGGGCCTTCGCCGCGTACGCCACCGCCGCCGCCATGGTCGGCACGGTCGTGCCGCTGGTCACGCTGCAGATCGCGGACGCGCTCACCGGCAACGTGCTGATCGGCCACGAGAACGTGGCGCTCGCGCTCAGCTTCGACATGATCGTGGTGGCCGGTCTGGTGATGGCCGTCTACCTGCCCCTCCAGCGCAGGAGCGCGCGATGGCTGCGCTGACCCCCACCGTCCTCCCCGACGTCGAGGCCCCCGCGTCCCGTACGGCCCGGCCCCGCCGGGTGCGGGGGTGGCGCGGCGTGGTGCTCGCGCTCGCCGGGCTGTACTTCGTGGTGCCGCTGCTCGCGTCGTTCGTGTTCACCGTGAACGACCCCGTGCGGGGGTTCACGCTCGACGCCTACCTGGAGATCTTCGGCGCCGAGGGCTTCGTGCCGAGTCTGCTGCTGTCGCTCGGGCTCGCCGCCGCGACCATCGTGGTGGTGCTGGTCCTGACGCTGCCGGCGATGCTCGCCGTACGGCTCACCGCGCCGCGGCTGCGGCCGGTCATGGAGGTGCTGTGCACCCTGCCGCTGGTGGTGCCGCCGATCACGTTCGTGGCCGGCATCGGCACCGTGCTGCGGTGGGGGCCCGACCACCTGGCCGCCACGCCGTTCTACCAGACCGTGATCGCCGTCCAGGATCCGGCGTTCCCGGTGGTGCTGGTCATCGCGTACGTCGTGCTGGCGCTGCCGTTCGTGTACCGGGCCCTGGACTCCGGGCTCGGCGCCATGGACGTGCGCACGCTCGTGGAGGCGGCACGCAACTGCGGCGCCTCATGGCCGCACGTACTGCTGCGGGTCGTCGTGCCGAACCTCGCGTCCGGGCTCGCGAGCGCGTCGTTCCTGACGCTGGCGCTGGTGCTCGGCGAGTACACCGTGGCGCGGCTGCTCGGGTTCCAGCCGTTCTCGGTGTGGATCGTCACGATCTCCGGGTCCGACGCCGCCATGTCGGTCGCCGTGTCCATCTTCAGCCTGCTGCTGACATGGCTGCTGCTGCTCGTCCTGTCCACCGCGGGAACCAACAGAAGGAGTCGGTCGTGAACGGCGCGCGAGTGGAGTTCCGTGGGTTGCGCCGGACGTTCGGCGCGACCACCGCGCTCGCCGGGCTGGACCTGACGGTCGCGCC
The window above is part of the Sphaerisporangium rubeum genome. Proteins encoded here:
- a CDS encoding (Fe-S)-binding protein translates to MRVALFVTCVNDTLFPNTGKAVVSLLRRLGVDVDFPQEQTCCGQMHVNTGYRDEGVRLARGFLSVFGRYDAVVSPSGSCASMVREQYPKLAAGMGATRAKAFTRVHRGRTRFAEAVAEVTPKVYDLSEFLVDVLGVTDVGACFPHRVTYHPTCHSLRGLRVGDRPVRLLEAVRGLELVPLPQADECCGFGGTFAVKNAAVSAAMCADKIGHVMDTGAEVLCAADNSCLMHIGGALRRQRSGVRVMHLAEILASTEDLGARR
- a CDS encoding LLM class F420-dependent oxidoreductase, giving the protein MSDDLRLGLNLGYWQRHATDATDLVQAAERLGYDSVWTAEAYGSDVFTPLAWYGARTTRIKLGTSVAQISARSPVTTAMTAMTLDHLTGGRLLLGIGASGPQVVEGWYGRPFPYPLARTREYIDIMRKVWRREAPVTNDGPHYPLPYPGGTGLGKPLKLITHPLRPEIPVYLGAEGPKNVALAAELTDGWLPLFTIPQQIPALYGDSLAKASPGFDIAAMVLVMVTNDLREALDTVKLMLTLYIGGMGARSKNFHADIISRMGYAEAAEKIQHLYLTGKKDEAFKAIPDTLADDISLLGPPARIRERLRLWRDSPVTTLLAMGPHDEPALRTVRDLVLG
- a CDS encoding alpha/beta fold hydrolase, which codes for MLITAHVNGVGLAYWMEGTTGPPLILLHGRTANHTDWGTSIPYFAGRHRVYAVDLRGHGASEHTGDYSFPTMAQDLRALLDHLKLDRATVIGHSLGGVVAYHFAMTHPHRLDRLVLEDPPPPFPMIRPPVEEDDSTGFDWQMVHQTEAQFTTPDPTWPKALSQITTPTLIISGGQRSHVRAELLAPLIPGSHLTTLDTGHLVHSTDPNAFHTTVDAFLGA
- a CDS encoding WD40 repeat domain-containing serine/threonine protein kinase; this translates as MIVAEDVGTVVAGRYRLVRLLGEGGMGSAWQAVDERLRRDVAIKQLRLPHGIRSEARGQLVARVEREAQAAGRLRHPGIITVHDLLTDERGLPWIVMELVAGASLDQIVEEGGRLSPEWTARIGAQVASALAAAHAAGIVHRDVKPANILLEGDRVVLTDFGIASLEGDTTLTPTGLMIGTPAYMAPEQIDGAAATAASDMWALGATLYKAVEGRPPFEAPTPAALLMSVNRGKPAPMTHAGPLHPLLRALLSKNPASRPTAATAAASLTELTTPAEPTRPIRRDRTGEPARTLPPVRRPAQPLMRRPVVTRRRVLLGLGAAAVLTAVPTTYLLTRRTGPDWSTPAPLAADFPGHSSTITSLVFTSDGKTMISASADDVVRWWNVLDGKPVGRPFTTGAGPTPKLLLSPQGTVLAVNGVIPATSDTSEKHSLRLWTPDRRLIGDLTLEDSGDYARRMAFSADGKRLAVFHNYDFQLRVYDTATRERLIGFPRKGNDADALAYSPDGKLLASASRLGDVSELQLWDISSATPIDPPVKHPSLITALAFDPKGRVLVSGDDDSIVSLWDPATVTAITKLPRRHAAPVQAIAFTPDGSVLATGATGVVCLWDMTSRRLIGNPLPHPGTVSSLMFHPNGDLLATGGTDGKIRLWQP
- a CDS encoding DNA polymerase III subunit alpha, whose protein sequence is MFPHLHVASAYSLRYGTAFPAALAARAAERGMDMLALTDRDGMYGVVKHVQACAAAGVAPIAGVDFALDRPGDDACRVTVLARSGGWAHLCRLTTEAHQAGERGEPYVTRAMIARHADGLVVLLGPRSDAGHAVAERRDQRARELLAAWRAAVPDLVVEVVDHYGQRDAVVARRMLALAKAAGLSAVLTNAVRHLDPGDYRVGDVLDAARKLVPLHPRHLEHSAAHAYLKDGREMALMARRVCGDGAAELLATTRRVAERCVLDPLEVLALVGDPQRLHLPEVDADPVPLLRRRCEEGLAHRGMERSSQARDRLADELAVIERKRLSGYFIVVAGITDMIREMGVRCAVRGSAAGSLVTHLLRIGEVNPLDHGLLMERFLCDSRRGLPDIDVDVESARRLDCYRAILGRYGESRVACVSMMETYRARSAIRDVGAAMGLPPHEIDTIAKAFPHVRARQIRTALTDLPELRGSGLNDRALSTMFTLAERLDGLPRHIALHPCGVLVGNAGLRDRTPVERSLLEFPMSQFDKEDVEELGLLKLDVLGVRMQSAMAYTLKEIERVDGTRVDLEQDVPRDDTPTYDMIRTGRTLGCFQIESPGQRELVAKMEPRQIHDLIVDISLFRPGPVNSDMVTPFLEARHGWREPAYPHPRLRDALAETHGVVVFHEQVLRIIDIMTGCGLSEAERIRRKLGDPSARQEIMTWWECNVLPEYDRAATDHAWHILDAFGSFGFCKAHAAAFALPTYQSAWLKRHHTAAFFAGLLTHEPGMYPNRVLLDDARRCGVTVLPLDVNRSARHWQVERRTGAPGDDLDHIGQGYGLRVPFSSVKGVSEAEIDRMVAGQPYTSLADFWARARPSRPVAERVVEVGGLDDLHDVHPGGPRWRPGRLTRRDLVAHIGTLERASATGTVTAARAAAVQIPMAFTERIEPGEFPEMTEAEAVQAELEILGMDVSHHVLDFHTELLDAIGVVRSRELLTMRAGAEILVAGVKVATQTPAVRSGRRVIFTTLDDSTGPVDLTFFENVQGHCAATVFGSWLLVAKGVVRRAGGRAVTLRALDCWNLVDLDELWRTRGTAELRRLLLTPRPTTPGVTGVPLTYANGFRVSPYADIGAPPGIRTPPKKLWHSSPGSSGPTAP
- a CDS encoding DUF6504 family protein; this translates as MSRIYGDPIEVWTREDDPVRFVWRDRLYVVRRVLDHWVTSREWWKIADSDPGERRFWRVEASPGGQAGTYELRYDTASEGWLLLRAWD